From the genome of Mycobacterium dioxanotrophicus, one region includes:
- a CDS encoding cytochrome P450, protein MAIDPTGIDFFRDERLVDDPYPFFEALRDKCPVSREDHYGVTMVTGWDEAVAVYNDEETFSSCISVTGPFPGFPVPLEGRSADDVTALIEKHRNELPFSDQLPTLDPPTHTDHRSLLMRLITPKRLKENEDAMWQLADEVLDTYLAPGEGDFIKGFASPFTLLVIADLLGIPAEDRAGFVDGIKRHSGGGVGSTSKESLSHSPLEFLYGQFSDYVADRRAHPREDVLTGLAEATFPDGSVPDVGDVARVATNVFSAGQETTVRLLSTALKVLGEQPDIQRRLREDRSLIPNFIEEALRIESPVKGDFRLSRCPVTVGDTELSAGATVMVLNGAANRDPRRFEHPDTFDPARKNARQHLAFGRGIHSCPGAPLARAETRVGIERLLDRTTDIRISETKHGPAGERRYTYIPTFILRGLTELHLEFDVR, encoded by the coding sequence ATGGCGATCGACCCAACCGGTATCGATTTCTTCCGCGATGAACGATTGGTCGACGACCCGTATCCGTTCTTCGAGGCGCTCCGCGACAAGTGTCCGGTCAGCCGGGAGGACCACTACGGCGTGACCATGGTGACCGGCTGGGACGAAGCGGTGGCGGTCTACAACGACGAAGAGACCTTCTCGTCGTGCATCTCGGTGACGGGGCCCTTCCCGGGATTTCCGGTCCCGCTGGAAGGCCGCAGCGCCGACGACGTGACCGCTCTGATCGAAAAGCACCGCAACGAACTGCCCTTCAGTGACCAGCTGCCGACCCTGGACCCCCCGACCCATACCGATCACCGCTCATTGCTGATGCGGCTCATCACGCCCAAGCGCCTCAAGGAGAACGAGGACGCGATGTGGCAGCTCGCCGACGAGGTGCTCGACACGTATCTGGCCCCGGGCGAAGGCGACTTCATCAAGGGATTCGCGAGCCCGTTCACGCTGCTGGTCATCGCCGACCTGCTCGGCATCCCGGCCGAGGATCGCGCCGGGTTTGTCGATGGCATCAAACGACATTCCGGCGGCGGAGTCGGGAGCACCAGCAAGGAATCGCTCTCGCACAGTCCGCTGGAATTCCTGTACGGGCAGTTCTCCGATTACGTCGCCGACCGTCGCGCCCACCCCCGCGAGGACGTGCTGACCGGACTTGCCGAGGCCACCTTCCCCGATGGCTCGGTCCCCGATGTCGGCGACGTTGCCCGCGTGGCCACCAACGTGTTCTCCGCCGGACAGGAAACCACGGTGCGGCTGCTGAGCACCGCGCTCAAGGTGCTGGGGGAGCAGCCCGACATTCAGCGGCGACTGCGCGAAGACCGCAGCCTCATCCCGAATTTCATCGAAGAGGCACTGCGCATCGAGAGCCCCGTCAAAGGCGACTTCCGGTTGTCGCGCTGCCCGGTCACCGTCGGGGACACCGAATTGAGCGCAGGCGCAACGGTAATGGTGCTCAACGGTGCGGCCAACCGGGATCCGCGGCGCTTTGAGCACCCGGATACCTTCGACCCGGCCCGCAAGAACGCCCGTCAGCACCTGGCCTTCGGTCGCGGCATCCACAGCTGCCCCGGCGCACCCCTGGCCCGTGCGGAGACCCGCGTCGGTATCGAACGGCTGCTCGACCGCACGACGGACATCCGGATCTCCGAGACCAAGCACGGGCCGGCCGGTGAGCGGCGCTACACCTACATCCCGACCTTCATCCTGCGCGGACTCACCGAATTGCACCTGGAGTTCGACGTCCGATGA
- a CDS encoding LLM class F420-dependent oxidoreductase, whose translation MRFSITHPMHTHPYHPDLVSGSGVAAVAAAAEAAGFDGFGFTDHPAPSQRWLDAGGHDAVDPFVAMAFAAAGTTTLRLVPNIVVLPYRNPFVVAKAGATLDLMSGGRFTLAVGVGYLKREFAALGVDYDERAELFGEALAVIRGIWTTDEFSFEGRHFSARGITAHPRPVSAPHPPIWIGGNTGAARARVARHGDGWCPFAAPPGLAQTAGTAAIDSLDRLAAGIDDLRARLDAEERDPSSIDIVFNNFDGGSPGTDDFDADAYLSGVEKLAALGVTWLHVSLPGDSLSHALEAIEQFGEAVIAAA comes from the coding sequence ATGCGTTTCAGCATCACCCATCCGATGCACACTCACCCGTACCATCCGGATCTGGTGAGTGGGTCTGGAGTGGCCGCGGTTGCCGCCGCGGCCGAAGCGGCGGGATTTGACGGCTTCGGCTTCACCGACCATCCCGCGCCGTCGCAACGGTGGCTGGACGCGGGGGGACACGATGCGGTGGATCCGTTCGTGGCCATGGCATTCGCCGCCGCGGGTACAACGACGCTACGGCTGGTGCCCAACATCGTGGTGCTGCCGTACCGAAACCCGTTCGTGGTGGCCAAAGCCGGTGCGACGCTCGACCTGATGTCGGGTGGACGGTTCACTCTGGCGGTCGGGGTCGGTTACCTCAAGCGAGAATTCGCAGCGCTCGGCGTCGACTACGACGAACGTGCCGAGTTGTTCGGCGAGGCGCTCGCGGTGATCCGCGGCATCTGGACCACCGACGAATTCTCCTTCGAAGGGCGTCATTTCAGTGCCCGTGGCATCACGGCCCACCCGCGGCCGGTGAGTGCACCCCATCCACCGATCTGGATCGGCGGCAACACCGGCGCCGCGCGCGCCCGGGTGGCCAGACACGGGGACGGCTGGTGCCCGTTTGCCGCACCGCCCGGTTTGGCGCAGACCGCGGGCACCGCGGCGATCGACTCCCTGGACCGGTTGGCCGCGGGCATCGACGATCTGCGGGCCCGGCTGGACGCGGAGGAGCGTGACCCGTCGTCAATCGACATCGTGTTCAACAACTTCGACGGCGGCAGCCCCGGCACCGATGATTTCGATGCCGACGCCTACTTGAGCGGTGTGGAGAAGCTCGCCGCGCTCGGCGTCACCTGGCTGCACGTGTCACTGCCCGGCGACAGTCTGAGCCATGCGCTGGAAGCCATCGAGCAGTTCGGCGAGGCGGTGATCGCAGCGGCGTAG
- a CDS encoding DUF1330 domain-containing protein has translation MTDQGDSSMAGAPKGYVIITEDVKDPAGMAEYGKLAMQAMAGATIVAVAQKPEVIEGSWHGTQTVVLEFDSVDAAREWYYSDAYQAAAKVRARAAECNGVIFSGFPT, from the coding sequence ATGACTGATCAAGGAGATTCGTCCATGGCCGGTGCGCCCAAGGGGTATGTGATCATCACCGAGGATGTCAAGGATCCGGCCGGTATGGCCGAATACGGCAAGCTCGCCATGCAGGCGATGGCCGGTGCGACCATCGTGGCCGTCGCCCAGAAACCCGAAGTGATCGAGGGTTCGTGGCATGGCACGCAAACGGTGGTGCTGGAGTTCGACTCGGTGGATGCGGCGCGGGAATGGTATTACTCCGATGCCTATCAGGCGGCCGCAAAGGTGCGCGCCCGCGCCGCCGAGTGCAACGGTGTCATCTTCTCGGGCTTCCCGACCTGA
- a CDS encoding cytochrome P450: MTKPQVIFDPFSEEFFNDPFDMYRRMRQDAPLYYNAELDFYALTRHDDVAAALKNHDAFSSSRGCDLAMVQSDEPPQKSIIFMDPPDHRHMRSLLNKAFTPRAIQAQKDTVIEQIDHFLGQIDSDEFDVVQDFSGPFPVEVITRMAGVDPEYRQQVRHWIDASLSREPGQIGYSEAGMQATMDTAIYYYSLVQKRRDNPQDDMISRLIAAEIPGEDGQLRRLDDIEITGFATLLGGAGAETVTKLVGTAMVLFARHPEQWQKLLDDRDKIPAAVEELLRYEGPVQYNVRYTLKEADVPSGTIPAGKAVFLISAAANRDPDAFTEADAFDIDRDRTEAQNLGLGYGIHSCLGAALARMESCIALEKLLDFMPRYEVNWDGLQRVHMQNVAGYSHVPVRRLS; this comes from the coding sequence ATGACCAAGCCCCAGGTGATTTTCGACCCGTTCTCCGAAGAGTTCTTCAACGATCCGTTCGACATGTACCGGCGGATGCGCCAGGACGCACCGCTGTACTACAACGCTGAACTCGACTTCTATGCGCTGACCCGGCACGACGACGTTGCAGCCGCCCTGAAGAACCACGACGCGTTCTCCTCGTCGCGCGGCTGCGATCTGGCGATGGTGCAGAGCGACGAACCGCCGCAGAAATCGATCATCTTCATGGATCCACCCGACCACCGCCACATGCGCAGCCTGCTCAACAAGGCGTTCACCCCACGGGCGATCCAGGCCCAGAAGGACACCGTGATCGAGCAGATCGATCACTTCCTCGGGCAGATAGACTCCGACGAATTCGATGTCGTGCAGGACTTCTCGGGCCCGTTCCCGGTCGAGGTCATCACCCGGATGGCCGGCGTCGATCCGGAGTACCGCCAGCAGGTTCGGCACTGGATCGACGCCAGTCTCTCGCGCGAACCCGGGCAGATCGGCTATTCCGAGGCAGGCATGCAGGCCACCATGGATACCGCCATCTACTACTACTCGCTGGTGCAGAAGCGTCGCGATAACCCACAGGACGACATGATCAGCCGGCTGATCGCGGCCGAGATCCCCGGCGAGGACGGTCAGCTGCGGCGGCTCGACGACATCGAGATCACCGGCTTCGCCACCCTTCTCGGCGGGGCCGGGGCCGAGACCGTGACCAAGCTGGTCGGCACCGCAATGGTGTTGTTCGCCCGCCATCCCGAGCAGTGGCAGAAGCTGCTCGACGATCGTGACAAGATCCCGGCCGCCGTCGAAGAGTTGCTGCGCTACGAGGGCCCCGTCCAGTACAACGTGCGCTACACCCTCAAGGAGGCCGACGTACCCAGCGGCACCATTCCGGCAGGCAAGGCGGTGTTCCTCATCAGTGCCGCTGCCAACCGCGATCCCGACGCGTTCACCGAGGCTGACGCCTTCGACATCGACCGCGATCGCACCGAGGCACAGAATCTGGGCCTCGGTTACGGGATCCACAGTTGTCTCGGTGCGGCGCTGGCGCGGATGGAAAGCTGCATCGCACTGGAGAAACTCCTCGACTTCATGCCACGCTACGAGGTGAACTGGGATGGCCTGCAACGGGTTCACATGCAAAATGTGGCGGGCTACTCCCATGTGCCGGTGAGGAGGCTGTCATGA
- a CDS encoding TetR/AcrR family transcriptional regulator, protein MPRSDAPSAADGSQRRASFQRARSHRTKRELVQAAMALWRTNGYAKTTVADICRAAGVSRALFYFYFPAKEDVLFEVGLLSTRSAQRRMESLTGADYDLVEVIGQGLRSLERSMARNPPELVIETILEGYRHEHRILAGAPTPDEEGADMFGALFARAQSDGRLADHVDVPHLAHLAQILVSEGVRHWAGGSYGKRSFADIVTRDIAALITGFNHQ, encoded by the coding sequence ATGCCTCGCTCAGACGCACCTTCCGCGGCTGACGGTAGTCAGCGCCGAGCATCGTTTCAGCGGGCCCGATCGCATCGGACCAAACGCGAGTTGGTGCAGGCCGCGATGGCGTTGTGGCGGACCAACGGCTACGCGAAAACGACGGTCGCCGACATCTGCCGGGCCGCCGGGGTGTCCCGCGCGCTGTTCTACTTCTACTTCCCCGCCAAAGAGGATGTGCTGTTCGAGGTCGGGCTGCTGTCCACGCGTTCGGCGCAACGGCGCATGGAGTCGTTGACCGGCGCCGACTACGACCTGGTGGAGGTGATAGGCCAGGGGCTACGGAGTTTGGAACGGTCCATGGCCCGCAACCCTCCGGAACTCGTCATTGAAACCATCCTTGAGGGCTACCGGCACGAGCACCGCATCCTGGCCGGCGCCCCGACGCCCGACGAGGAAGGTGCCGACATGTTCGGCGCACTGTTCGCCCGAGCTCAGTCCGACGGCCGGCTGGCCGACCACGTCGATGTGCCTCACCTGGCGCACCTGGCGCAGATCCTTGTCAGCGAGGGCGTACGGCACTGGGCGGGCGGCAGCTACGGAAAGCGCTCATTCGCCGACATCGTCACCCGCGACATCGCCGCTCTCATCACCGGATTCAACCACCAGTAG
- a CDS encoding acyl-CoA dehydrogenase family protein, whose amino-acid sequence MAWDFETDPEYQKLLDWADEFVRDKVEPLDLVWPHQQFTPLAGSRRDAVDPLKAEVRRQGLWATHLGPELGGQGHGQLKLALLNEILGRSQWAPIVFGCQAPDTGNAEIIAHYGTDAQKERYLHPLLEGELFSCYSMTEPHAGADPTLFTTRAVRDGSSWIINGWKFFSSNAASASFLIVMVVTDPDVSAYQGMSMFLVPTDTPGVKIVRNVGLYGERDNEGSHALIHYDNVRVPDDALLGGEGKAFIIAQTRLGGGRIHHAMRTIGLARKALDMMCERALSRHTQGSRLSDKQFVQGYIADSYAQLLQFRLMVLYTAWEIDKYNDYKKVRKDIAAVKVVMPTVLHDIAWRAMQIHGALGVTNEMPFLGMVTGAAVMGLADGPTEVHKTTVARQVLRDYQPTEGTWPTEWIPGKREAARAQLAEYLDAEVGNL is encoded by the coding sequence GTGGCTTGGGATTTCGAAACCGACCCCGAGTACCAGAAGTTGCTCGACTGGGCCGACGAATTCGTCCGCGATAAGGTCGAACCACTCGACCTGGTGTGGCCGCACCAACAGTTCACCCCGCTGGCGGGCAGCCGGCGCGATGCGGTGGATCCGTTGAAAGCCGAGGTCCGTCGTCAGGGCTTGTGGGCCACCCATCTCGGGCCCGAACTCGGCGGGCAGGGCCACGGCCAGCTCAAGCTCGCGCTGCTCAACGAGATCCTCGGCCGCTCGCAGTGGGCGCCAATCGTTTTCGGCTGTCAGGCACCGGATACGGGCAACGCCGAGATCATCGCGCACTACGGCACAGACGCGCAGAAGGAACGCTACCTGCACCCGCTGCTCGAGGGTGAGCTGTTCTCGTGCTACTCGATGACCGAACCCCATGCCGGGGCCGACCCGACGCTGTTCACCACGCGGGCCGTGCGCGATGGGTCGAGCTGGATCATCAATGGGTGGAAATTCTTCTCCTCCAACGCCGCAAGCGCGTCGTTCCTCATCGTCATGGTGGTGACCGACCCCGACGTCAGTGCCTACCAGGGCATGTCGATGTTCCTGGTGCCGACCGACACTCCCGGCGTGAAGATCGTCCGCAACGTCGGCTTGTACGGAGAGCGAGACAACGAGGGTTCGCACGCGTTGATCCACTACGACAACGTCCGGGTACCCGACGATGCCCTGCTCGGTGGCGAAGGGAAGGCCTTCATCATCGCCCAAACTCGCTTGGGAGGCGGGCGGATTCACCACGCCATGCGCACCATCGGGTTGGCTCGCAAAGCTCTGGACATGATGTGTGAGCGGGCCCTGAGCCGACACACCCAGGGCAGCCGGTTGTCGGACAAGCAGTTCGTGCAGGGCTACATCGCAGACTCCTACGCGCAGCTGCTCCAGTTCCGGTTGATGGTGCTCTACACCGCGTGGGAGATCGACAAGTACAACGACTACAAGAAGGTTCGAAAGGACATCGCCGCCGTCAAGGTCGTGATGCCAACCGTGCTGCACGATATCGCCTGGCGGGCAATGCAGATCCACGGTGCCCTGGGAGTCACCAACGAGATGCCGTTCCTGGGCATGGTCACGGGCGCGGCCGTGATGGGGTTGGCCGACGGGCCCACCGAGGTGCACAAGACCACGGTGGCCCGCCAAGTGCTGCGCGACTACCAACCCACCGAGGGCACCTGGCCGACCGAGTGGATCCCCGGCAAGCGAGAGGCCGCGCGAGCCCAGTTGGCGGAGTACCTCGACGCGGAGGTCGGCAACCTGTGA
- a CDS encoding ferredoxin, with translation MSKVHVDFGLCESNAVCMGIIPEVFDLDDQDYLHILQEDVTPENEAQIREAVRQCPRQAISIDDE, from the coding sequence ATGAGCAAGGTGCACGTCGATTTCGGCCTGTGTGAAAGCAATGCGGTGTGCATGGGCATCATCCCCGAGGTGTTCGACCTCGACGACCAGGACTATCTGCACATATTGCAGGAGGACGTGACGCCGGAGAACGAGGCGCAGATCCGCGAGGCGGTGCGGCAGTGCCCTCGGCAGGCCATCTCGATCGACGACGAGTAG
- a CDS encoding cytochrome P450, translated as MNPYPVFARFREEAPLYHNEQHGFYALSRYDDVNKGVIDHDTFISGRGALLELIKSGMEIPPGTLIFEDPPIHNIHRNLLSRVFTPRKVLALEPQIREFTTRCLDPLVGSEKFDFVNDLGEQMPMRVIGMLLGIPEDQQRRITDHGEESLQGKTVEALATGEVFAEFIDWRAEHPSDDIMTDLLNAEFTDETGTMRKLRRDELLLYLTVIATAGSETTTRLLGWAGKTLAEVPDQRRDLTLNPELIPQAIEEILRWEPPALQLARYVTRDVDYYGQTVPEGSAMLLLVGAANRDHRRFAPDGDVFDIHREHHSHLTFGAGTHFCMGNALARLELRIAMEEILKRFPEWEVDWPNAVASETAAVRGWAAMPTFVA; from the coding sequence ATGAATCCCTATCCGGTATTCGCCCGGTTCAGGGAAGAAGCCCCGCTGTACCACAACGAACAACACGGCTTCTACGCACTGAGCCGCTACGACGACGTCAACAAGGGCGTGATCGACCACGACACGTTTATCTCCGGACGCGGGGCTCTGCTGGAGCTCATCAAGTCCGGCATGGAAATCCCGCCGGGCACATTGATCTTCGAGGATCCACCGATCCACAACATCCACCGCAACCTGCTGTCGCGAGTGTTCACGCCGCGCAAGGTGCTCGCACTCGAACCACAGATCCGCGAGTTCACCACGCGCTGTCTGGATCCGCTGGTCGGGTCAGAAAAGTTCGACTTCGTCAACGATCTCGGAGAGCAGATGCCGATGCGGGTCATCGGCATGCTGCTCGGCATCCCCGAAGATCAGCAGCGGCGGATCACCGACCACGGCGAGGAGTCCCTGCAAGGCAAGACAGTAGAAGCACTGGCCACCGGTGAAGTGTTCGCAGAGTTCATCGACTGGCGCGCCGAACACCCGTCCGACGACATCATGACCGATCTACTCAACGCCGAATTCACCGACGAGACCGGCACGATGCGCAAGCTGCGCCGCGACGAGTTGCTGCTGTATCTGACTGTCATCGCCACTGCCGGTTCCGAAACCACCACCCGGCTGCTCGGTTGGGCCGGTAAGACTCTGGCCGAAGTTCCGGATCAACGGCGCGACCTGACCCTGAACCCTGAACTGATACCGCAGGCGATCGAGGAGATCCTGCGCTGGGAACCACCGGCGCTGCAGCTTGCCCGCTATGTCACCCGCGACGTCGACTACTACGGCCAGACCGTGCCGGAAGGTTCGGCCATGCTGCTGCTGGTCGGCGCGGCCAACCGCGACCACCGCAGGTTTGCGCCCGACGGCGACGTCTTCGACATCCACCGGGAACATCATTCGCATCTGACTTTCGGCGCGGGTACGCATTTCTGTATGGGCAATGCGCTGGCTCGGTTGGAGCTGCGCATCGCCATGGAGGAGATCCTCAAGCGATTCCCGGAGTGGGAGGTCGACTGGCCGAACGCGGTAGCGTCGGAAACCGCCGCGGTCCGCGGGTGGGCCGCGATGCCCACCTTCGTCGCCTGA
- a CDS encoding TetR/AcrR family transcriptional regulator has product MASVSEGPAARPYEALLAKGEDRKQRILSVAEKLLARNGWRNTSLAQIAKEAGVTPAGLLHHFESKEQLLNAVLDARDYDDDIHADRSGDLAEEITRVAERFERAPELVGTFTVLLVENIQPDAPLHDRLLKRQQDARAIVADILRRGQDSGRYRTDFDAANKAVEILAFVNGMETSWLLDPSLPLVDVFKGYAQMLAREIEAPGGAADL; this is encoded by the coding sequence GTGGCATCGGTTTCTGAGGGTCCAGCGGCACGGCCGTACGAGGCGCTGCTCGCGAAAGGTGAGGACCGCAAACAGCGGATCCTTTCCGTCGCGGAGAAGCTCCTGGCGCGCAACGGATGGCGCAACACCTCCCTGGCCCAGATCGCCAAGGAAGCCGGTGTCACCCCGGCGGGGCTGTTGCACCACTTCGAATCCAAGGAGCAACTGCTCAACGCGGTGCTCGACGCCCGCGATTACGACGACGACATCCACGCCGACCGCTCGGGTGATCTCGCGGAGGAGATCACCCGGGTCGCAGAACGTTTCGAACGAGCGCCCGAGCTGGTGGGCACCTTCACCGTGCTGCTCGTGGAGAACATCCAGCCCGACGCGCCCCTGCACGACCGGCTGCTCAAGCGCCAGCAGGACGCCCGCGCCATCGTCGCCGACATCCTCCGCCGCGGCCAGGACAGCGGCCGCTACCGCACAGATTTCGACGCGGCCAACAAGGCCGTGGAGATACTCGCCTTCGTAAACGGAATGGAGACCTCGTGGCTACTCGATCCCTCACTACCGCTGGTGGACGTGTTCAAGGGCTACGCACAGATGCTGGCCCGGGAGATCGAGGCACCCGGGGGAGCGGCAGATCTGTGA
- a CDS encoding NADPH:quinone oxidoreductase family protein, with amino-acid sequence MKAAVCPRYGPPEVLRIEELPSPALQPGQVRVRVVAAAVNYPDVLLMADRYQMHVPVPFIPGSEFAGTVTETSGTDAGFAIGDRVAGSGMFGAFAQEVCVSPGSLARIPDGVDDRTAAASGVAHRTAYHALRSMARVHSGDDVVILGAGGGVGLAAVQLAAALGAQVTAVASSEEKLSAARLYGASKVLNHRNGDLRTALRQAVPDGAHAVIDPVGGELSEPALRSLRRGGRFVTVGYASGVIPRIPLNLLLVKGIHVLGFQFQDVSSEEFVRNEDELRSLLASGTVVPHVGAVYPLSQAAEALRLVADGRAVGKVLIVGC; translated from the coding sequence GTGAAGGCTGCCGTCTGCCCGCGCTACGGACCACCGGAGGTGCTACGCATCGAGGAGTTGCCCTCCCCCGCGCTGCAGCCCGGGCAGGTACGTGTTCGGGTGGTTGCCGCTGCGGTCAACTATCCCGACGTGCTCCTCATGGCCGACAGGTACCAGATGCATGTGCCGGTGCCGTTCATCCCGGGCAGTGAGTTCGCCGGCACGGTCACCGAAACGTCCGGTACGGACGCCGGTTTCGCGATCGGCGATCGGGTGGCCGGCTCCGGGATGTTCGGTGCGTTCGCGCAGGAGGTGTGCGTATCCCCGGGATCGCTGGCGCGGATCCCGGACGGCGTCGATGACCGTACCGCCGCCGCGTCCGGTGTGGCGCACCGCACCGCCTATCACGCCCTGCGCTCGATGGCTCGTGTCCATTCCGGCGATGACGTCGTGATCCTCGGCGCGGGCGGCGGGGTCGGGTTGGCCGCGGTCCAGCTCGCCGCCGCTTTGGGTGCCCAGGTCACCGCCGTGGCCTCGTCGGAGGAAAAACTCTCAGCAGCACGACTTTACGGCGCAAGCAAGGTGCTCAACCATCGCAACGGTGACCTTCGCACCGCGCTGCGGCAGGCCGTGCCCGACGGTGCGCATGCCGTCATCGACCCGGTCGGCGGGGAATTGTCCGAGCCCGCGTTGCGGTCGTTGCGGCGCGGTGGACGGTTCGTCACCGTCGGGTACGCATCGGGCGTCATCCCCCGAATCCCGTTGAACTTGTTGCTGGTCAAGGGTATTCACGTTCTCGGCTTCCAATTCCAGGACGTGTCCTCCGAGGAGTTCGTGCGCAACGAGGACGAACTACGCAGCCTGCTGGCCAGTGGCACCGTCGTACCGCACGTCGGCGCGGTGTACCCCCTGTCCCAAGCGGCCGAGGCGCTGCGGCTCGTCGCCGACGGGCGCGCGGTGGGCAAGGTGCTCATCGTCGGCTGCTAG
- a CDS encoding ferredoxin, whose amino-acid sequence MKVTVDEDRCRGHGMCLTMCPEIFSLSDDGYAVADPEDVPPELQDSAREAVANCPERAIIETND is encoded by the coding sequence ATGAAGGTGACCGTCGACGAGGATCGCTGTCGCGGACACGGCATGTGCCTGACGATGTGCCCTGAGATCTTCAGCCTGTCCGACGACGGTTACGCGGTGGCCGACCCTGAGGATGTGCCTCCGGAGTTGCAGGATTCCGCTCGTGAGGCCGTCGCGAACTGTCCCGAGCGGGCAATCATCGAAACTAATGACTGA
- a CDS encoding phosphotransferase family protein, protein MNDTGLPGKGEPVEVRFLSGGTQNVIYEIRRGEQSCVLRMPPAGAPPDRDKGILREWRIIEALDGTDVPHTAAVGVCADPEILGRPFYLMGFVDGWSPMDQHGRWPEPFDSDLTARPGLSYQLAEGIALLARVDWQARGLGNLGRPDGFHERQVDRWIGFLDRIKNRDLPGLEVATTWLRAHRPLDFVPGLMHGDYQFANVMYRHGAPAQLAAIVDWEMGTVGDPKLDLAWMVQSWPAGESGESDMNYVDMRGMPSRDQVVAHYAEVSGRQVDDLDYYLVLAKWKLAIVLEQGFQRAGDDEKLLAFGAVVTELMRSAADLAESTDYR, encoded by the coding sequence ATGAACGACACCGGCCTGCCGGGCAAGGGTGAACCGGTCGAGGTCCGATTCCTCTCCGGCGGCACCCAGAACGTGATCTACGAGATCCGGCGCGGCGAGCAGAGCTGCGTGCTGCGCATGCCGCCGGCCGGCGCCCCGCCCGACCGCGACAAGGGCATCCTGCGGGAGTGGCGGATCATCGAGGCGCTCGACGGCACAGATGTTCCGCACACCGCGGCCGTCGGGGTCTGCGCCGATCCCGAGATCCTCGGGCGACCGTTCTACCTCATGGGTTTCGTCGACGGCTGGTCACCGATGGACCAACATGGCCGCTGGCCTGAACCGTTCGACAGTGATCTGACCGCCCGGCCCGGCTTGAGCTATCAGCTGGCCGAGGGCATCGCGCTGCTGGCACGCGTGGATTGGCAGGCACGCGGCCTCGGCAATCTCGGGCGGCCCGACGGGTTCCACGAACGCCAGGTGGACCGCTGGATCGGCTTCCTCGACCGCATCAAGAACCGTGACCTGCCGGGCCTCGAGGTCGCCACCACATGGCTGCGCGCGCACCGGCCGCTCGACTTCGTGCCGGGCCTCATGCACGGGGATTACCAGTTCGCCAACGTCATGTACCGGCACGGCGCACCCGCGCAGCTGGCCGCGATCGTGGATTGGGAAATGGGCACCGTCGGCGACCCGAAACTCGATCTCGCCTGGATGGTCCAGAGCTGGCCTGCCGGCGAATCCGGCGAGTCCGACATGAATTACGTCGACATGCGCGGCATGCCCTCGCGCGACCAGGTCGTCGCGCACTACGCCGAGGTGTCGGGCCGTCAGGTCGACGATCTCGACTATTACCTGGTGCTGGCCAAGTGGAAGTTGGCGATCGTGCTGGAGCAGGGATTCCAACGTGCCGGCGACGACGAGAAGCTGCTGGCGTTCGGCGCGGTGGTCACCGAGCTGATGCGTTCCGCGGCAGACCTCGCCGAGTCCACCGACTACCGGTGA